The genomic region GGTCGTCGTGCAGGAGATCGCGCCTCGCGAGGACTCCGACCTCACCGACGTCTACGCAGACATCGTCGTCGAGCGGGACAGCCAGAAGGCCATCATCATCGGCCGCAAAGGCAGCCGGCTCAAGGACGTGGGCGCGCGGGCGCGGGCCCAGATCGAGCCGCTCGTGGGCGGGAGGATCTACCTGTCGCTGCACGTGCGCGTGGCCAAGGAATGGCAGCGCGATCCCAAGCAGCTCGGGCGCCTGGGGTTCTAGGCCCGGCTCACCCGGCCACGGGACGCAGGGCCGAGAACACCGCGACGCGGTCGGGCCCCCAGCGCTCGTCGGCCGCGCGCTGCCACGTCCCGTCGTCCCAGACGACCTGGACCCGGAGCCGCCCGTCGTCGGGGAACGACGACAGGTAGGCGTCGCCGAGCAGTTCCGGCAGTTCTTCCTGGATCGTCAGCAGCTCGTCCTCGGTCCCGGCGCCCGGCTCGCCGCCGGTGGGGTCCTCGGGGGCCATCGGGTCGTAGAGCGCCAGCAGCATCGGGGGCGCGGTCGACGTGAACCGCTCTCCGTCGTAGGTCCCCTGCACCGCGTACGCGCCCCACGTCACGTCTCCCGCGGACTCGAAGCCGTCGACGCCCTGCCAGCTCCAGCCGGCGAGCGGGATGCCCGAGCACTGGGGAGGGTACGACTCGGCGATCGCCCCGAGGCACAGTTCGACATCCCCGCCGACGTCCATGACCGTTCCCTGCGCGATGACCTCGCCCGCGGGCGGCGGCGGCGCGGAGCCCCCGGTGGGTGCGCCGCCCGATGTCCCGGTTCCGGGCGTGGCGCACCCGGTCAGGGCGAGGACGGCGATGGCCGACGCGACGGCGAGGGGTGCGGCATGACGGCGGCGACTCAGAGGGCTCATACTCCGACAGTGTCGGGCGCGCGACGATCGTCTCGCGCGGACCGGCAACGGCAGCGCGTTCGCCACGGGGTCGCTGCCGGGTGTACTCTTGCGCTATGCGTGTCGACTCGCTGCTTCTCCTTAGCCGCCGCGACGGGGCCTCGATCTAGGGCCTTCCTCGTCGCGGAGCTTGTCGTCGGCCCCCATCTTCGAAGACGAGAGTAGAAGCGACATCATGGAGAACTTCCAGCAGCCTTCGGGCATGCCGATCCACAAGTATCGGCCGTATCACGAGCAGATCTCGGTCGAGCTGCCCGACCGCACCTGGCCGGCACGCCGCATCACGCAGGCGCCGCGGTGGTGCGCCGTCGACCTGCGCGACGGCAACCAGGCGCTCATCGACCCGATGAGCCCAGAGCGCAAGCGGGTCATGTTCGACCTGCTCGTGCGCATGGGCTACAAGGAGATCGAGGTCGGGTTCCCGTCGGCGAGCCAGACCGACTTCGACTTCGTGCGCCAGCTGATCGAGGACGGCCTGATCCCCGACGACGTCACGATCCAGGTGCTGACGCAGTCCCGTGCGCACCTGATCGAGCGGACGTACGAGTCGATCCGCGGCGCCAAGCGCGCGATCGTCCACCTCTACAACTCCACGAGCATCCTGCAGCGCGACGTGGTGTTCCGCACCGACCGCCAGGGCATCATCGACATCGCGCTGGAAGGCGCGCGCCTGTGCCGCGAGTTCGAGAAGCGCGTGCCCGAGACGAAGGTCTTCTACGAGTACTCGCCCGAGAGCTACACCGGCACCGAGCTGGAGTTCGCGGTGGACGTGTGCAACCAGGTCCTGGACGTGCTCGAACCCACGCCCGAGCGCAAGGTGATCATCAACCTGCCCGCGACGGTCGAGATGGCCACGCCCAATGTGTACGCCGACTCCATCGAGTGGATGAACCGGCATCTGAACCACCGCGAGAACGTCATCCTGTCGCTGCACCCCCACAACGACCGCGGCACCGCCATCGCGGCCGCCGAATTGGGCTACATGGCCGGCGCCGACCGCATCGAGGGCTGCCTGTTCGGCAACGGCGAGCGCACCGGCAACGTCGACCTGGTGGCGTTGGGCATCAACCTGCTGACGCAGGGGATCGACCCGCAGATCGACTTCAGCGACATCGACCAGGTCAAGCGAACCGTCGAATACTGCAACCAGCTGCCCGTGCACGAGCGCAGCCCGTGGGCGGGCGACCTGGTCTTCACGGCCTTCAGCGGATCGCACCAGGACGCGATCAAGAAGGGCTTCGAGGCGATGGAGGCCCGCGCCGTCGTCGAGGGCGTGTCGGTGGACGAGCTGGAGTGGGCCGTGCCGTACCTGCCGATCGATCCCAAGGACCTGGGGCGCTCGTACGAGGCGGTCATCCGCGTCAACTCGCAGTCGGGCAAGGGCGGGGTCGCCTACCTGCTCAAGACCGATCACGCGCTGGATCTGCCTCGGAAGCTCCAGATCGAGTTCTCGGGTGTCGTGCAGGCCAAGACGGATGCCGACGGCGGCGAGGTCACGAGCGACCAGATCTGGTCGGTCTTCACCGACGAGTACCTGCCCTCGGCGGTCGCCGACGACCGCTGGGGTCGCTTCGAGCTGCTGTCGACGCGCACACAGAGCGACATGTCGGGCGATGTCGGCCTCGACGTCACCATGCGCGACGGCGACGACCGCGTCTCGGCGTCCGGGCACGGGAACGGGCCGGTCGCGGCGTTCCTCGAGGTGCTGCGTGCCCACGGCTTCGACGTGACCGTGTACGACTACGTCGAGCACGCTCTCAGCGCCGGCGGCGACGCCCAGGCGGCCGCCTACGTCGAGCTCCAGGTCGACGGCGAGCGCCTGTGGGGCGTGGGCATCGACGGCGACATCTCGACGGCGTCGCTCAAGGCGATCGTCTCGGGTGTCAACCGGGCGATCCGCACTCGGGAGCGCTCGGCCGAGCTCGCCGCCGTCTGATCCATCGCCGCTCCGCTCGCGCAGGCTCTCGAGCCGCCGCGAGCGGAGCGGCGCGTTCGGGGTCGGGTGGTGACGAACCGAGGAAACGTCGGCTCCGCGACCGTGGTCGTCGGCTTCTCCGTTCTATCGTGAGGCGACGACTCCCGACGATCGGAGGACCAGCGCATGCCCGAGACCCACGATGCATCCATGGCCGTCATCGGCGGCACCGGTCTCGAGGAGGCGTTCGCCTCCCTCGACCGGCACGAGACGATCCCGACGCCCTACGGGCCGACGTCGGCGCCGGTCGCGCTCGGGACGCTCGCGGGCCGCTCGGTGGCCTTTCTGCCGCGCCACGGCGCCGGGCACGCGCTGCCGCCCGGTGCGGTGCCGGCACGCGCGAATCTGTGGGCGCTGGCACGGTTGGGTGTGCGGGCGATCGTGTCGTCCGCGGCGGTCGGGTCGCTGGACGCGTCCTTCGCCCCCGGGTCGCTCGCGGTGCCCGACCAGCTGCTGGACCGCACCCACGGACGGGCGGACTCGTACTTCGACGGCGAGCCCGGAATGGACGTCGGACCGGTTCGGCATCTGCCGTTCGCTGACCCGTTCTGCCCGGTCGTCCGCGAGGCGGTGCGGGCGGGTCTGCCCGATGCCGCCGACGGCGCGACGGTGGCGGTGATCCCCGGTCCCCGCTTCTCGACGAGGGCGGAGTCCCGTGCCCTGCGGGCGGCGGGCGCCGATCTGGTCAACATGACGCTGCTCCCCGAGGTGGCCCTGGCCTGCGAGCTCGGCATCGGCGTGGCCACCGTGTGCGTGGTGACGGACATGGATGCGGGCGTCGATGCCGACGACGCCGAACGCGTGAGCGCCGACATCGTCTACGCGCGCTTCGCCGAGGCGCTGCCGCGCGTCGTCGCCGGGATCGAGCGCGCCGTCGATGCGATCCCGCACGACTACGCGGGCCGGATGCTGCTGGATGATCGCGCGCGTCCGGATGTGCTCGACCGCCCCGCGCGGGACGCCGACCCGCGACTCGGCCGATGACGGCGCTGCTGGTCACCGGCGGCGCGGGGTTCATCGGATCCCGTGTCGTGCGGGCCGCGCGGGCGCGCGGGTGGCGCGTGCGCGTGCTGGATGCGCTGCGCGCCGATGTCCACGCCGCCCCTCCTGACCTCGGCGACGACGTGCAGCTGATCCGCGCCGACGTGCGCGACCGCGATGCGGTCGAGCGGGCCCTCGAGGGGATCGACGTCGTCAGCCATCAGGCCGCGAAGGTGGGTCTCGGGGTGGACTTCGACGATGCGCCGGACTACGCCGCCGTCAACGTCGTCGGCACCGCGGTCGTGCTGGCGGCGATGCGGGCCTGCGGCGTCGGGCGCCTGGTGCTCGCATCCTCGATGGTCGTCTACGGCGAAGGTGCGTACCGCCTGCCGGGCGGCACGGCTTTCGTCCGTCCCGCGCCGCGCCTGATCGCCGACCTCGAGGCGGGCGTCTTCGACCCGCGCGATCCCGGCACCGGCGCGGTGCTGGAGCCGGCGTCGATCGACGAGACCGGCGCGACCGATCCGCGGAACGTCTACGCGCTGACGAAGCTCGCTCAGGAGCACCTCGCCGCCAGCTGGGCGCGCGAGACGGGCGGCAGCGCGGCGATGCTGCGCTATCACAACGTCTACGGGGCGGGCATGCCGCGTGACACCCCCTACGCGGGTGTCGCGGCCATCTTCCGATCCGCGCTCGCGCGCGGCGAGGCGCCGAGGGTGTTCGAGGACGGGGGGCAGCGCCGGGACTTCATCCACGTCGACGACGTCGCCGCCGCCGGCCTGGCGGCCGCGGACTGGACGGCGGGCGCCGGTGGTGCGGCGCGGCCCTTCAACATCGCCACCGGGCAGGTCACGACCGTGCACGATCTCGCTCGCGCGCTCGCACAGGTCATGGGCGGCCCTGCCCCCGTCGTCACCGGCGAGTACCGGGCCGGCGACGTTCGCCACATCACCGCCTCGGCGGCGCGGGCGCGGCGCGAACTGGACTGGTCCGCCGCCATCGGGCTGGAGGAGGGCCTGAGGTCCTTCGCCGCGATGCCGGGCGCCTGAGCGCGTCAGACGGCGGGCGCGCCCGCTGCGGGCAGACGGATGTCGAAGCGGCAGCCTGCCGCCAGATTCCGCACGGCGACATCGCCGCGGTGCGCCTGCACGATTCCCCGCACGATCGCGAGCCCCAGACCCGCACCGGGCGGTGCGCCGTCACCGGCGTGCGGGGTGCGGGCGGCGGAGCCTCGCCAGCCCGCGTCGAACACCCGCGGGAGGTCGGCGTCGGGAATGCCGTCGCCCTCGTCGATGACCGAGACGGTCGGTCGCCCGTCGACGACCTCGGTCCGGACGGTGACGACGCTGTCTCGCGGCGTGTGCTGGGCGGCGTTCATGACGAGGTTCCCGATCGCCCGCGACATCTCCGCCGGGTCGACCGAGACGACGAGGTCATGGTCGAGGGTGCTGTCCACCACGACCTGACGGTCGCGGATCGCCGGACGTACAGCGGCGACGGCGTCGCTGACGACGTCGAGCAGGGAGACGTCCATGAGCGTCAGCGGCCGGGAGCCCGACTCGAGCCGCGACAGCTCGAAGAGGTCGTCGACCATCCCCGCCAGCAGATCCACCTGCGCCCGCATCTGGCGCAGGTAGCGGTCGGGGTCGTCGGCCATGCCGTCCTCGAGTGCCTCGGCCATGGCGCGGATCCCGCCGAGCGGCGTGCGCAGATCGTGCGAGATCCAGGCCACCAGCTCGCGCCGCGCCGCCTCCAGACGCGCCTCCCGCTCGCGGGAGTCCTTCAGCTGGGCGCTCGTCTGGGCCAGTGCCGCCTCGAGGCGCGAGAGCTCGGTCCCGACGGTGAGCGGCGACGCGGTGACGACCTCGCCCTGCGCGATGCGCTCGACGGCGCGCGACAGCGCGCGGGAGTTGCGGACGATCCACCAGCACACCGCCGCGCCGACCAGTGCAGAGCTCAGGCCTGCGGTGATCGAGACGGCGATCGCGACGACCAGGTCGTGACCCGACAGGTACATCAGGTTCGCGACGGTGATCATGCTGATCACGACGGAGGCTACCCCGGCCAGCAGCGCGACGATCAGCTGGACGAACAGACGAACGTGCCGCAGCATCAGCAGCACGAGGACGCACGCGCCTCCGACCGCCAGGCTCACGATGGAGGTGACGGCGGTGACCGAGAGCAGGTCGGGCAGGTTCACGAGTCCGGACGATCCTGTTCGCGCGGGGGTTCGCCCGCCGGCTGGAACCGGTAGCCGACGCCCCACACGGTCACGAGATGCCGCGGGTTCGCCGTGTCGGGCTCGATCTTCTCGCGCAGGCGCCTCACGTGGACCGTGACGGTCGACAGATCCCCGTACGTCCACCCCCAGACCGACTGCAGCAGGGTCTCGCGGTCGAACGCCTGATGCGGTCGGCGCGCGAGGAAGGCCAGCAGATCGAACTCGCGGACCGTGAGCGCGAGATCCTGTCCGTCCATGCGTGCGATGCGCGCGGCCGGGTCGACGAAGAAGCGCCCGACCGAGACCGGCTCCTCGGATGCCGGCTCCGCGAGCGCGCGGCGCATCACGGACTGCACCCGCAGCACGAGCTCCCGCGGCGAGAACGGCTTGGTGACGTAGTCGTCCGCGCCGGCCTCGAGACCGGTGATGCGGTCGTCGGCCGAGGTTCGCGCCGTCAGCATGAGCACGGGCGTGTCCCGCTGCTCGCGGATGCGGCGGCAGGTCTCGATGCCATCGACGTCGGGCAGCATCAGGTCGAGCACCACCAGGTCGGGCGACAGCGCCGCCACCTTCTCGAGCGCTTCGCGGCCGTCCGCGGCTCGGTCGACGATGAAGCCCGCCGCACGAAGGTAGGTCGTGGCCACCTCGGCGACCGTGTCGTCGTCCTCGACCACGAGCACGCAGCGACCCGCAAGGTCTCCCGCGGGTGCGACCGAATCGGCGATGCTCACGCTCTCACCCTACGACCGCGGCGGCGAGTCGGTCGGGTGAACGCCCGCCGGCGACGCGACGCTTCCGTGTTCCGTAATGGTTGCCCTGCTGACGGCGGGCCTCGCGCGCTCTACGGTCGGATCATGGAGTCCCTGGACATCGTGCTTCCGTGCCTGGACGAGGCCGCGGCGCTGCCCTGGGTGCTGCAGCGCGTCCCGGAGGGGTGCCGGGCGATCGTGGTCGACAACGGCTCCACCGACGGATCGGCCGACATCGCGCGCGCCCACGGCGCGATCGTCGTGACCGAGCCTCGTCGCGGGTTCGGAGCGGCCGCCCACGCCGGACTGCTGGCGGCGACCGCGCCGCTCGTGGCGTTCTGCGACGCCGACGCGTCGCTCGACCCGGCCGAGATCGCACGCCTTGCCGCCGTCGTGGAGGCCGGCGAGGCGGACCTGGTGCTCGGTCGTCGGCGCCCCACGTCGCGTGGTGCCTGGCCGTGGCATGCCCGCGCGGCGAATCGCGTTCTGGGTGCTCGCATCGGAAAGGTCGCCGGCATCCGGCTCCACGACCTGGGGCCGATGCGGGTGGCACGCCGCGAGGCGCTCGTCGCCCTGCAGCTGCGGGACCGGCGGAGCGGCTATCCGCTCGAGATGGTGCTGCGGGCCGCAGCGGCCGGATGGCGCATCGCCGAGCGGGACGTGTCCTACCGTCCCCGCGTGGGGGCGTCGAAGGTGACCGGCACGGTGCGGGGAACCCTGACGGCGGTCGGCGACATGTCCCGCATCCTGTCGGAGGCGTCGCGATGAGTGAGCCTCCCACGATCGTCGTCGTCGCCAAGGAGTGCCGTCCGGGCCGTGTGAAGACGCGACTGACGCCGCCGCTGTCTCCCGAGCAGGCAGCGACGGTCGCCGAGGCGGCGCTGGAGGACACGCTGACGGCTCTCGGGGCCATGCCCGCCGCGCGCCGCGTCCTGTTCTGGGACGGAGCGCCTCGGAGGAACGCCGACGTCGCCGGGTGGGAGATGATCCGCCAGCCGGACGGCACGCTCGACGAGCGACTCGGTTTCCTGTTCGACCACATGGCCGGGCCGACCCTCCTCGTGGGCATGGACACCCCGCAGATCGCGTCCCCGCTGCTCGACGGACCGCTCAGCGTCTGGCCCGAGGAGGTGGACGCGTGGCTCGGCCCCGCCGCCGACGGCGGCTTCTGGGCGCTGGCCATGCGGGAGCCCGACGGGACCGTCGTGCGAGGCGTGACGATGTCGCGGCCCGACACGGGGGCAGCGCAGCTGTCGCGCCTGCTGTCGGCGGGGCTCCGGGTGCGGTTCCTGGCCGAGCTCACCGATGTCGACGACGCGCGGGCGGCGGCCCGCGTCGCGGATCAGGCGCCGCATTCGCGCTTCGCGCGGGCATGGCGGTCGGCGATGCCGGAGGGTGAGCAGTGACCGGGCGGCCCGGAGAGACCACGTTCGCCGCCGGGGGCGGCGAACCGTGGGGCTTCGCGCTCCAGGGCGAGGGCGGCGGGCGGCTGCATCTGCGACGCGTGGCGGGCGACGCCGTCGAGGAGGTGTGGTGGGTCGACGCGCTGTGCGGGCCGGCCGACGCGGCGGATCTGTCCATCCTCGGCGCCGCCGAGGGGCCGCTGCTGGACGTCGGCTGCGGTCCCGGTCGCATGGTGCGCGCCGCGGCTGCGAAGTCCTCGGCGGCGCTCGGGATCGACGTGTCGGCCGATGCGGTGTGGCGGGCGCGCGCGGCCGGAACGCCGGCGCTCGTCCGCTCGATCTTCGAGCGCCTGCCCCTGGAGGGGCGGTGGCGCACGGTGCTGCTGCTGGACGGGAACATCGGGATCGGCGGAGACCCCGACGCGCTGCTGCGCCGCTGTCGCGACCTGCTCGCCCCCGACGGGTTCGTGGTGATCGAGACCGCTGGGTCGGCGGACCTGGACGACCGGGCGGTGTTCACGGTGCACGACGACCACGGTCGCGTCAGCGCGCCGTTCGCGTGGGCGCGGATCGGCTGGGCGACCGCGGAGCGGTGCCTGGCCGCGGCCGGGTTCGACCGGTGCGAGCACTCGGTCGTGGCCGAGCGTCACATCGTGCGCGCCTGCCGCCCGCGCACGGACCCGACGACCACGGCCACGACGGCGACGCCGATGGCGACCAGCCAGCCGACGGCCAGCACCATCACGTAGTCGACGGTGTGGACCGTGTCGTTGCGGGGTCCGAGGAACCGCACGACGATCCCGGGCACGGCGATGAGGGAGCAGCATGCGGCCGTCACGAGCGCACTTCGCGCGACGGCTGACGCTGCGGGTCCGATGCGTGAGGTGACCCGACGGCCGGTGAGCGCGATCGCGACCACGAGCGGCGCCAGGAGGCCGTCGTGGAGGACGATGGCGGCGAGCGCCCACGTGAGCACGCCGACGTAGTCGGCCGGAGGAATGGAGACGAGCGCCATGACGATCGCGGCGATGATGAGGGCGACACCGCACGCGCCGAGGACGATGCGCGCGATGTCGGTGCGCCGCAGCGGAGGGTCGACGATGATCATGTCGTCACCTCGACGGCGCTCAGCCATTTGGTCTGGCGAACGCCCGGTCTGCCCGGCGCGATGACGCGTGCGGGATAGCCGTGCTCGATGTCGAGCGTCTCGCCGCCCAGCCGCAGCGCGATCAGTGACAGGGGATCGGAGACGTACTCGTGGCGCATGCGCGACGTCGCGAACGCGCCGCGCGTCTGCAGGCTCGTGAAGCGCACATCGCTGTCCGGGCCTGCTCCGACGAGCGCGATGACGTCCTGCACGCGGACGCCGGTCCATACGGCGTTCTGACTCCACCCCTCCACACACGCGATCGGAAGCTCCACGGTGTGCTGCGGCATCGACCGCAGATCCATCAGCGACAGGTCGGCGGAACCGTCGGGGCCCACGACCGTCAGACGCCATTCCGGCGAGCGGGCGGAGGCGATGACGCCGGCCTCCGCGGCGGTCCGGTTGACCGGAAGCCCCTGCGGGCCGATGCCCGGACGGCGCGGAGCGAGCACGGCGAGCGGGGCGAGCGGGGCGACGGTCTGCCCGGCCGTGGCGAGCGCGACGACGCCCGCCGCGGAGCCGACGGCGATGAGCGCGCCGCGCCGCGACACGCCCTCGGCGACGGTCGGCTGCCGCTCGGTGTCGGGATCGGGCGCGTCGGGCCACGTCCGCGGCTCGGTCGGTTCGTCCTCGGAGGATCCGTCCGGGCGACGACGCCAGTACGCCTGAATGAGCGGGAGCTTGATTCCGATGTGGAGGATCATCGCCCCCACCAGCACCCACGCGAGCACGAAGTGCACAGCGCGGAACGAGAAGGGGAACGGATACCACTGGGCGATGTTCATCACCCCGAGCGCCACCTCGAGCACGGCGGCACCGACGAGCAGGGCGATCGAGCCCCGCTCGAGCAGCGTGACCGGCCCCGAGACGGGCGGCCACGCGAACAGGCGCGGATACACGCTCCAGAGCTTTCCCAGCAGCACGGGGATGAGCGCGAGGCCCGTGATGACGTGCAGTCCCTGGGTCACGCGATACAGGTGGACCGGGCGCGGGAGAAGCGGCAGCCAGTCCAGCGGGTTCTGCAGCACGTGGCTGTAGAGGCCGGTGGCGAAGCACACGATCAGCATCACACCCAGCACCCGGCCGAGCACGACCGTCGTGCGGGTTCGGCGCCCCGGTGTGCGGGTGCGTGCCCGGGCGGCGCCGAACGCGCGCTCCAGCCGATCGGAGGCACGTGCGGTGAGACTGGCCATGACTCCAGGCAACACCCGATCGGGGCCGCAGATCCTTACAGTCCGCGGATGCCGTGGCGTCCGCCCGTTCGCGACCGGGGCGGCGATAATCGAGGGGTGCCCACCTACCGTGACGAAGCCGTGGTCCTGCGCACCCACAAGCTGGGCGAGGCGGACCGCATCGTCACCATGCTCTCGCGCCGCCACGGCAAGGTCCGCGCGGTCGCCAAGGGCGTTCGGCGCACCGGCTCGCGGTTCGGCTCCCGCCTCGAGCCGTTCATGGTCGCGGACGTGCTGCTGTACGAGGGCCGCAGCCTCGACATCGTCCAGCAGGCCGACTCGCTGGGCGCGTACGGCGCGGACATCGTCGTGGACTACGACCGGTACACCGCGGCGAGCGCCATGGTCGAGACCGCCGATCGGCTCAACGAGGCCGAGGCGACTCCCCAGCAGTACCTGCTGCTCGTGGGCGGACTGAGATCGCTTTCGCGGGGCGAGCACGGCGCCCGCAGCATCCTGGACTCCTACCTGCTGCGCGCCATGGCGCTGTCGGGCTGGGCTCCCGCGCTGACCGGCTGTGCGCGGTGCGGCGCGACGGGAGCCCACACCTCGTTCGTCGCCCAGCTGGGCGGCATGGTGTGCGCGGACTGCGCACCGGCCGGATCGGCACGCGTCGACGATGCCACGGCGGGCCTGCTCACCGCGCTCATGGCGGGGGAGTGGGATATCGTCGACGGCGCGTCGCCGCGCGCGACCGCCGCCGCGTCGGGCCTCATCGCCGCGTACGCGCAGTGGCACCTCGAGCGCGGCATCCGCTCGCTCTCCCACGTCTCATCGGAGCCATCGCGATGACCCCCAAGCCCTACACCCACCGCGACGCCGTGCCGTACCGGCCCATCGACTGGACCGGCGTGCATCCGCCCGCCTTTCCGCGCGGAGGCGTTCCGAATCACATCGCGATCGTCATGGACGGCAACGGCCGCTGGGCGAACCGGCGCGGCCTCACGCGGGTCGAGGGGCATAAGGCCGGCGAGGAGGTGCTGCTGGACGTCGTCGCCGGAGCGATCCAGGCCGGCGTCAAGCACCTGAGCGTCTACGCCTTCTCGACGGAGAACTGGGCCCGTTCCCCCGACGAGGTCCGGTTCCTGATGGGCTACAACCGGGACGTCCTGCACCGGCGACGCGATCAGCTGAACGAGTGGGGGGTCCGCGTGCGCTGGGCCGGCCGCAAGCCCCGGCTGTGGGGCTCGGTGATCAAGGAGCTGCAGTTCGCCGAGCAGCTCACGCGCGACAACGACGTGATGACCCTCACGATGTGCATCAACTACGGCGGTCGCGTCGAGCTCGTCGACGCGATGCGCTCGATCGGACAGCAGATCGCCGCCGGGAGCCTCAAGCCCTCGGCGGTGACCGAGAAGCTGATCCGTCGGAACCTCTATCAGCCGGACATGCCCGACGTCGATCTGTTCATCCGCTCCAGCGGCGAGCAGCGGACCTCGAACTTCCTGCTGTGGGAGTCGGCGTACGCCGAGTTCGTCTTCCTCGACACGCTGTGGCCCGACTTCTCGCGCACCGACCTGTGGCAGGCGATAGCGCTCTACCTCGATCGGGACCGGCGCTTCGGCGGCGCCGTCGACACCCCGGACAGCCCCGCCGGCAGCTGACCCCGGCGGCCGTGTCCCGACGATCGGGCACCACGGCGGGCGACGGATACGACAGGTCCGGGCGGCGGCGGGACGATCGAACAGACCTCCCCTCCGGCAGACCGTGC from Microbacter sp. GSS18 harbors:
- a CDS encoding NAD-dependent epimerase/dehydratase family protein, coding for MTALLVTGGAGFIGSRVVRAARARGWRVRVLDALRADVHAAPPDLGDDVQLIRADVRDRDAVERALEGIDVVSHQAAKVGLGVDFDDAPDYAAVNVVGTAVVLAAMRACGVGRLVLASSMVVYGEGAYRLPGGTAFVRPAPRLIADLEAGVFDPRDPGTGAVLEPASIDETGATDPRNVYALTKLAQEHLAASWARETGGSAAMLRYHNVYGAGMPRDTPYAGVAAIFRSALARGEAPRVFEDGGQRRDFIHVDDVAAAGLAAADWTAGAGGAARPFNIATGQVTTVHDLARALAQVMGGPAPVVTGEYRAGDVRHITASAARARRELDWSAAIGLEEGLRSFAAMPGA
- a CDS encoding glycosyltransferase family 2 protein, with the protein product MESLDIVLPCLDEAAALPWVLQRVPEGCRAIVVDNGSTDGSADIARAHGAIVVTEPRRGFGAAAHAGLLAATAPLVAFCDADASLDPAEIARLAAVVEAGEADLVLGRRRPTSRGAWPWHARAANRVLGARIGKVAGIRLHDLGPMRVARREALVALQLRDRRSGYPLEMVLRAAAAGWRIAERDVSYRPRVGASKVTGTVRGTLTAVGDMSRILSEASR
- the leuA gene encoding 2-isopropylmalate synthase; this translates as MENFQQPSGMPIHKYRPYHEQISVELPDRTWPARRITQAPRWCAVDLRDGNQALIDPMSPERKRVMFDLLVRMGYKEIEVGFPSASQTDFDFVRQLIEDGLIPDDVTIQVLTQSRAHLIERTYESIRGAKRAIVHLYNSTSILQRDVVFRTDRQGIIDIALEGARLCREFEKRVPETKVFYEYSPESYTGTELEFAVDVCNQVLDVLEPTPERKVIINLPATVEMATPNVYADSIEWMNRHLNHRENVILSLHPHNDRGTAIAAAELGYMAGADRIEGCLFGNGERTGNVDLVALGINLLTQGIDPQIDFSDIDQVKRTVEYCNQLPVHERSPWAGDLVFTAFSGSHQDAIKKGFEAMEARAVVEGVSVDELEWAVPYLPIDPKDLGRSYEAVIRVNSQSGKGGVAYLLKTDHALDLPRKLQIEFSGVVQAKTDADGGEVTSDQIWSVFTDEYLPSAVADDRWGRFELLSTRTQSDMSGDVGLDVTMRDGDDRVSASGHGNGPVAAFLEVLRAHGFDVTVYDYVEHALSAGGDAQAAAYVELQVDGERLWGVGIDGDISTASLKAIVSGVNRAIRTRERSAELAAV
- a CDS encoding methyltransferase domain-containing protein; amino-acid sequence: MTGRPGETTFAAGGGEPWGFALQGEGGGRLHLRRVAGDAVEEVWWVDALCGPADAADLSILGAAEGPLLDVGCGPGRMVRAAAAKSSAALGIDVSADAVWRARAAGTPALVRSIFERLPLEGRWRTVLLLDGNIGIGGDPDALLRRCRDLLAPDGFVVIETAGSADLDDRAVFTVHDDHGRVSAPFAWARIGWATAERCLAAAGFDRCEHSVVAERHIVRACRPRTDPTTTATTATPMATSQPTASTIT
- a CDS encoding response regulator transcription factor, with amino-acid sequence MSIADSVAPAGDLAGRCVLVVEDDDTVAEVATTYLRAAGFIVDRAADGREALEKVAALSPDLVVLDLMLPDVDGIETCRRIREQRDTPVLMLTARTSADDRITGLEAGADDYVTKPFSPRELVLRVQSVMRRALAEPASEEPVSVGRFFVDPAARIARMDGQDLALTVREFDLLAFLARRPHQAFDRETLLQSVWGWTYGDLSTVTVHVRRLREKIEPDTANPRHLVTVWGVGYRFQPAGEPPREQDRPDS
- a CDS encoding molybdopterin-dependent oxidoreductase, which codes for MASLTARASDRLERAFGAARARTRTPGRRTRTTVVLGRVLGVMLIVCFATGLYSHVLQNPLDWLPLLPRPVHLYRVTQGLHVITGLALIPVLLGKLWSVYPRLFAWPPVSGPVTLLERGSIALLVGAAVLEVALGVMNIAQWYPFPFSFRAVHFVLAWVLVGAMILHIGIKLPLIQAYWRRRPDGSSEDEPTEPRTWPDAPDPDTERQPTVAEGVSRRGALIAVGSAAGVVALATAGQTVAPLAPLAVLAPRRPGIGPQGLPVNRTAAEAGVIASARSPEWRLTVVGPDGSADLSLMDLRSMPQHTVELPIACVEGWSQNAVWTGVRVQDVIALVGAGPDSDVRFTSLQTRGAFATSRMRHEYVSDPLSLIALRLGGETLDIEHGYPARVIAPGRPGVRQTKWLSAVEVTT
- a CDS encoding MTAP family purine nucleoside phosphorylase — protein: MPETHDASMAVIGGTGLEEAFASLDRHETIPTPYGPTSAPVALGTLAGRSVAFLPRHGAGHALPPGAVPARANLWALARLGVRAIVSSAAVGSLDASFAPGSLAVPDQLLDRTHGRADSYFDGEPGMDVGPVRHLPFADPFCPVVREAVRAGLPDAADGATVAVIPGPRFSTRAESRALRAAGADLVNMTLLPEVALACELGIGVATVCVVTDMDAGVDADDAERVSADIVYARFAEALPRVVAGIERAVDAIPHDYAGRMLLDDRARPDVLDRPARDADPRLGR
- a CDS encoding HAMP domain-containing sensor histidine kinase is translated as MNLPDLLSVTAVTSIVSLAVGGACVLVLLMLRHVRLFVQLIVALLAGVASVVISMITVANLMYLSGHDLVVAIAVSITAGLSSALVGAAVCWWIVRNSRALSRAVERIAQGEVVTASPLTVGTELSRLEAALAQTSAQLKDSREREARLEAARRELVAWISHDLRTPLGGIRAMAEALEDGMADDPDRYLRQMRAQVDLLAGMVDDLFELSRLESGSRPLTLMDVSLLDVVSDAVAAVRPAIRDRQVVVDSTLDHDLVVSVDPAEMSRAIGNLVMNAAQHTPRDSVVTVRTEVVDGRPTVSVIDEGDGIPDADLPRVFDAGWRGSAARTPHAGDGAPPGAGLGLAIVRGIVQAHRGDVAVRNLAAGCRFDIRLPAAGAPAV
- a CDS encoding DUF2064 domain-containing protein, coding for MSEPPTIVVVAKECRPGRVKTRLTPPLSPEQAATVAEAALEDTLTALGAMPAARRVLFWDGAPRRNADVAGWEMIRQPDGTLDERLGFLFDHMAGPTLLVGMDTPQIASPLLDGPLSVWPEEVDAWLGPAADGGFWALAMREPDGTVVRGVTMSRPDTGAAQLSRLLSAGLRVRFLAELTDVDDARAAARVADQAPHSRFARAWRSAMPEGEQ